In the genome of Mytilus edulis chromosome 3, xbMytEdul2.2, whole genome shotgun sequence, one region contains:
- the LOC139517700 gene encoding run domain Beclin-1-interacting and cysteine-rich domain-containing protein-like isoform X3, with the protein MADEENPHLKHRLDHHYLINSLKSVVEGLLATHSTDVWSTYGGLNRVTKEVEKILYHGLRSTQGKFGSQVDFWPFVHGLKRLNPIQSPSIDKIIRLAHTTQGIDKGHVWVEEGLREHNLTAQLQTLVHNREHLNQFYFDYSFLNTKEYFHSMCLCLQAVEQNKVTLLAELDVNLLSGRRKPDVKRSESMPVMRRGSSHHEALALAPRFASPRQESVLSLSDEHAIPVSVGSASPVEAKMLARDALRTVLRKSGSDSPTDSPETGFSFYDNQTEDPLSHVSMTEHKAESKESSSEDQTKGKLPSKSTLSSVKKSLTPDPIGTSEKTYSGRPDEIFSDSETLTEEKRNVVMRTSKGTKKGHKRSRSDMTWLNAITKPQRTMRKHSEDIVGAPEIDSGTDVNSPTSPEGYMGKPAQGQSLIHYLSTQDFHTCANLDKENAHFSISEALIAAIEQMKWNHIISPHQNRENEEEDSDEEIQELKQRIRIRKRERLKEKARGLPAFSDGVTDTATSHSTSPTFSSPIDSENSDSSDSSAIDDEQIELTMSENISETNLFLMKKDGMSLSLASLYSDGDIQDRNNKMLDRQGSVTTENGVSASNSLSAESVAISLLKKFSEKQLPKASDLIWLVPESDAPQKLLPMPDSYPIDPDDAEDMKTNRYQTFQTRLRGNMEWAPPRPQIIFNIHQRPNRKKTMEKQNYLCAGCGTRVEPGYISRFRYCEYLGKFFCQCCHSKSLSYIPGRILKKWDFQKYQVSNFAHDLLTKIYTEPLFNICDINPSLYKKVKSLDSILELRQQLQYVKKFLLICKDGTNFLSDIKNLPPYWSDDFHLYSLCDLVNAKNQQMFNQLKNIVTSSITHVENCQFCQGLGFICELCRNNADVIFPFQLNKVEICQGCKSCFHRDCFVPDKCPRCARLEARRQRMEQKFSEEMDEEDS; encoded by the exons ATGGCGGATGAGGAAAATCCTCATTTAAAACATAg ATTAGATCATCATTACTTGATAAACAGTTTGAAATCTGTAGTGGAAGGTTTATTGGCCACTCACAGTACAGATGTTTGGAGTACTTATGGTGGATTAAATCGTGTTACAAAAGAAGTAGAAAAAATTCTCTACCATGGATTGAGAAGTACACAG GGAAAGTTTGGAAGTCAGGTGGATTTCTGGCCCTTTGTACATGGACTTAAGAGACTGAATCCTATCCAGTCTCCATCTATTGATAAAATCATTAGATTAGCCCACACCACACAGGGAATTGATAAAGGTCATGTATGGGTCGAGGAAGGTTTGAGAGAGCACAATCTTACAGCTCAACTACAGACTCTAGTACACAACAGAGAACATTTAAACCAGTTTTATTTTG ATTACAGTTTCCTAAATACTAAAGAGTACTTCCATTCTATGTGCCTATGTCTACAAGCAGTAGAACAGAACAAAGTTACCCTTTTGGCAGAACTAGATGTCAATCTG ttaagtggaaGACGAAAACCAGATGTGAAGAGAAGTGAATCAATGCCAGTTATGAGAAGGGGTTCTAGTCACCATGAGGCTTTGGCACTTGCACCACGTTTTGCATCTCCAAGACAGGAGAGTGTTCTTTCCTTGTCAGATGAGCATGCTATACCTGTCAGTGTTG GTAGTGCCTCTCCAGTAGAAGCAAAGATGTTGGCAAGAGATGCCTTAAGAACTGTTTTACGAAAATCTGGCTCTGATTCTCCAACTGATTCTCCCGAAACAGGATTTAGTTTCTATGACAACCAAACAGAAGATCCACTATCTCATGTTTCCATGACAGAACATAAAGCAGAATCTAAAGAAAGTTCATCTGAAGATCAAACTAAAGGAAAGTTGCCAAGCAAATCAACACTGTCTTCTGTTAAAAAGTCTTTGACCCCTGACCCTATTGGGACTTCTGAAAAAACTTACAGTGGTAGACCAGATGAAATTTTCTCTGATTCAGAAACATTGACTGAAGAAAAAAGGAATGTTGTAATGAGAACTTCAAAAGGAACAAAGAAAGGTCataaaaggtcaaggtcagatatgACATGGCTCAATGCAATAACAAAACCACAGAGAACAATGAGAAAACACAGTGAAGATATTGTAGGAGCACCAGAAATAGATTCAG GAACAGATGTAAACTCCCCAACCTCACCAGAAGGATACATGGGTAAACCAGCTCAAGGGCAGTCACTCATCCATTATCTCTCAACGCAGGACTTCCATACTTGTGCCAATCTAGATAAA GAAAATGCACACTTCAGTATATCAGAAGCATTGATTGCAGCCATAGAACAAATGAAATGGAACCATATTATTTCACCACATCAGAATCGGGAAAACGAGGAAGAGGATTCTGACGAGGAAATACAAGAGCTAAAACAAAGAATAAGGATAAggaaaagagaaagattaaaagaG AAAGCCCGTGGATTACCAGCTTTCAGTGATGGTGTTACTGACA CAGCTACTAGTCACAGTACATCACCAACATTCAGCTCCCCTATAGATTCTGAAAACTCAG atagTAGTGATTCAAGTGCAATTGATGATGAACAAATAGAACTTACAA tGTCAGAAAATATAAGTGAGACtaatttgtttttgatgaagAAAGATGGAATGTCCTTATCACTTGCTTCATTATACTCAG ATGGTGATATCCAAGACAGAAATAATAAGATGCTAGACAGACAAGG ctCAGTTACTACAGAAAATGGTGTGAGTGCTTCCAACAGTTTATCAGCGGAGTCTGTTGCTATTTCATTACTGAAGAAATTCTCAGAGAAACAACTTCCAAAGGCTTCAGATCTTATCTGGCTTGTACCTGAAAGTGATGCTCCTCAGAAG TTACTCCCAATGCCAGACTCTTATCCTATTGATCCTGATGACGCTGAAGATATGAAAACTAACAGATATCAAACATTCCAG acGAGATTACGGGGTAACATGGAATGGGCTCCACCAAGACCTCAGATTATTTTTAATATCCATCAGCGTCCAAA TAGGAAGAAAACAATGGAGAAGCAGAATTACCTCTGTGCGGGTTGTGGTACAAGGGTTGAACCAG gaTACATCAGCAGATTTCGATACTGTGAATACCTTGGAAAGTTTTTCTGTCAATGTTGCCATAGTAAATCTTTATCATATATTCCTGGAAGAATTCTGAAGAAATGGGACTTCCAAAAGTATCAAGTGTCAAACTTTGCCCATGATTTATTAACTAAGATCTATACGGAGCCTTTGTTCAATATCTGTGATATAAATCCTTCATTATATAAGAAAGTGAAAAGTTTAGATAGTATTTTAGAATTACGACAACAGTTACAATATGTGAAGAAGTTCCTACTTATCTGTAAAGATGGTACCAA tTTTTTGAGTGATATAAAGAACTTACCACCATACTGGTCAGATGATTTTCACTTATACTCTTTATGTGATCTTGTTAAT gcTAAGAATCAACAAATGTTTAATCAGTTAAAGAATATAGTCACCTCATCAATAACACATGTAGAAAATTGCCAG TTTTGCCAGGGACTTGGTTTTATATGTGAACTGTGCAGAAATAACGCAGATGTTATATTTCCATTTCAACTAAATAAGGTTGAAATTTGTCAAG GTTGTAAATCGTGTTTCCATAGAGACTGTTTTGTACCAGATAAATGTCCTAGATGTGCTAGATTAGAAGCTAG AAGACAGAGAATGGAACAAAAGTTTTCAGAAGAAATGGATGAGGAAGATAGTTGA